The following proteins are co-located in the Nitrospira sp. genome:
- a CDS encoding HDOD domain-containing protein, producing the protein MSLSSAFSVSALATSLQPRLPRVLQPLCSQASPDLPALEQTCQKVLSLTVGSATADRLSQLISRDPALTCKVLQVANSIAYSPQQPITSIPHAVTWLGHNTVRRLVDGAHLVEHLHHRPAHRQIVNGVLARALAASACAMELGMAIRYANQNQIFTCTLLYTVGDLAIANQSPEIFQSLRQLAFESDSPAARVAKEQALLGMPKLRLAQALAQMWSLPPDLVELFAAAPERLPLRWHTDHQKLRGIAEGASALIEASTGPARAADMDNLKQRLQFGLGLLDEPFADLIAHALHRSCQFVAHTSGLSLEGLDGIEMAAPSRSAESSHFFAAPSAERAPAAITTNPQDTLQALHLALDEAKDPIALLDMLVRRLHRDGGFGRVALALVQEKNRDELTGRLILGVKDPIPYLSTFSGSLEQDHPFFRPVIEGMEAVLVDDFTTPLGKPINPAFLHVWNPGSAIMAPLHLGARPIGLVLCDHGPVPHKVDPNDLRTFQLFYQPTIACLNRLAEVL; encoded by the coding sequence ATGTCCCTGTCCTCTGCATTTTCGGTTTCAGCGCTGGCGACATCCCTCCAGCCTCGCCTGCCGCGCGTGCTCCAGCCGCTCTGCAGCCAGGCGAGTCCGGACTTGCCGGCTCTGGAACAGACCTGCCAAAAGGTTCTCAGCCTCACCGTCGGATCGGCAACCGCCGATCGCCTGAGCCAATTGATCAGCCGTGACCCCGCCCTCACCTGCAAAGTGCTCCAGGTGGCAAACAGCATCGCCTACAGCCCGCAACAACCGATTACCTCGATTCCCCATGCCGTCACCTGGCTTGGGCATAACACTGTGCGCCGCCTGGTCGACGGGGCTCATCTCGTTGAGCACCTTCACCACCGGCCGGCCCACAGGCAGATTGTCAACGGCGTCCTGGCCAGGGCCCTGGCCGCGTCTGCCTGTGCCATGGAGCTCGGCATGGCGATTCGCTATGCCAATCAAAACCAAATCTTTACCTGCACCTTGCTCTATACGGTCGGGGATCTGGCCATTGCGAATCAGAGTCCGGAGATTTTCCAGTCTCTTCGACAACTGGCTTTTGAATCCGACTCACCGGCGGCCCGCGTGGCCAAAGAACAGGCCCTTCTCGGCATGCCCAAACTGCGCTTGGCTCAAGCCCTGGCCCAGATGTGGTCTTTACCGCCGGACCTCGTGGAACTCTTCGCCGCCGCGCCGGAACGGCTGCCCCTACGCTGGCATACGGATCACCAGAAATTGCGAGGGATCGCGGAAGGAGCGTCGGCCCTGATCGAAGCCTCGACCGGTCCTGCCCGAGCTGCAGATATGGACAATCTCAAGCAGCGTCTCCAATTCGGCCTCGGATTACTCGACGAGCCGTTTGCCGATTTGATCGCCCATGCGTTGCACCGCAGCTGCCAATTCGTCGCCCACACCTCCGGTTTGTCCCTGGAGGGGCTTGACGGAATCGAAATGGCCGCCCCCTCCCGATCTGCGGAATCGTCCCATTTTTTCGCAGCCCCATCCGCCGAGCGCGCGCCCGCAGCCATCACAACCAATCCTCAGGACACGCTCCAGGCCTTGCACCTTGCACTCGACGAGGCCAAGGATCCGATCGCATTGCTTGACATGCTGGTAAGACGGCTCCATCGCGACGGGGGATTCGGACGGGTCGCCTTGGCGCTCGTGCAGGAGAAAAACCGCGATGAATTGACGGGACGGCTCATCCTGGGCGTGAAGGACCCGATTCCCTACCTCTCAACCTTCTCGGGATCGCTTGAACAGGATCACCCCTTTTTCCGGCCTGTGATAGAAGGAATGGAAGCCGTGCTGGTCGATGATTTCACCACCCCGTTGGGCAAGCCGATCAATCCCGCCTTCCTGCACGTCTGGAACCCCGGATCAGCGATCATGGCGCCGCTGCATCTCGGCGCGCGCCCAATCGGCCTGGTGTTGTGTGACCACGGGCCTGTCCCCCACAAAGTGGACCCGAACGATCTTCGGACATTTCAATTGTTCTACCAACCGACCATCGCCTGCCTGAACCGGCTGGCGGAAGTCCTCTGA
- a CDS encoding HDOD domain-containing protein — protein MSSSSLSSEVGIATTLKPRLHQALQPLCDESTPCLPALEKTCQKILTLTGELTGADQLGRLISRDPALTCKVLQIANSIAYSPQQVITSVPHAVSWLGLDTVRSIVTAAQLVEQLNQWPARQHIVSGVIARALVAAVHASELGTAIEYHSPSQLFSAALLYSVGDLAVSNQAPDLYVSLRNLAQTHRTPAARDLEETTLLGVPRLRLSQALAQLWGLPPFVIDLFSTEAEKPEGRWQTSNQIFKGLVTGSAALIEAMTGPAGPLAVESAKRALLSGTGLPPQLFGDLLVRALDRGKQLVLSAGLSFDLWSDATEPMADRSAQTPSSATAGTDNTPHRGPSAIETNPMETLQALQAALRETKDLNTLLGTLVRALHRDGGFARVALALLNPNDSDQLIGRLLLGVEQPAPYLGSLSGSLTKEHPYFLSLVKRAEPSLVEDFSKPMSHAVSPDFLRVWAPSSAIIAPLRVGTRPIGMIYGDNGPAPGRVLSKDLQAFQLFFSQTTLSMNRLAGVL, from the coding sequence ATGTCCTCATCCTCCCTGTCATCGGAAGTCGGCATTGCCACAACACTGAAACCCCGGCTCCATCAGGCCTTGCAACCCCTCTGCGATGAATCCACCCCTTGTCTGCCGGCGCTGGAGAAAACCTGCCAGAAAATCCTGACGCTCACGGGCGAGCTCACGGGCGCGGATCAACTGGGCCGCTTGATCAGCCGCGATCCCGCCCTCACCTGCAAAGTGCTCCAGATCGCCAACAGCATCGCCTATAGCCCGCAACAAGTCATCACCTCCGTTCCCCATGCCGTCAGCTGGCTGGGACTGGATACGGTCCGGTCGATCGTGACGGCCGCCCAGCTGGTTGAACAACTGAACCAATGGCCGGCTCGCCAGCACATCGTCAGCGGGGTGATCGCGCGCGCGCTGGTCGCCGCCGTTCACGCATCCGAATTAGGAACCGCCATTGAGTACCACTCACCCAGCCAGCTCTTTAGTGCGGCGTTGCTCTATTCGGTCGGCGATCTGGCCGTGTCCAATCAAGCGCCGGACCTCTATGTGTCGCTCCGCAACCTTGCCCAGACACACCGGACACCAGCCGCTCGAGATCTCGAAGAAACCACCCTCCTCGGCGTTCCCCGCCTCCGGCTGTCACAAGCACTCGCACAACTGTGGGGCCTCCCTCCATTCGTAATCGACCTGTTCTCCACAGAAGCGGAAAAGCCCGAGGGCCGCTGGCAAACCAGCAATCAGATATTCAAGGGACTCGTGACGGGATCAGCGGCATTGATTGAGGCCATGACCGGCCCCGCCGGCCCCCTAGCGGTAGAATCGGCAAAACGCGCCCTGCTATCCGGCACCGGATTGCCACCTCAACTGTTTGGAGATCTGCTGGTGCGTGCGCTCGACCGGGGAAAGCAATTGGTCCTGTCCGCCGGACTGTCGTTCGATCTGTGGAGCGACGCCACGGAACCGATGGCCGACCGTTCCGCTCAGACCCCATCCTCGGCAACCGCCGGCACGGACAACACGCCGCACCGGGGACCCTCCGCGATCGAAACCAACCCCATGGAAACGCTGCAGGCGCTTCAAGCGGCGTTGCGGGAGACGAAAGATCTCAATACCTTGCTGGGCACGCTGGTGCGCGCACTGCACCGGGACGGAGGGTTTGCGCGTGTCGCCCTCGCCCTGCTCAACCCGAATGACAGCGATCAGCTGATTGGCCGGCTGCTCCTGGGCGTGGAACAACCGGCCCCGTACCTCGGGAGCCTCTCCGGGTCATTGACCAAAGAGCATCCGTATTTCTTGAGTTTAGTGAAACGCGCCGAACCCTCCCTGGTCGAAGATTTCTCCAAACCGATGAGCCACGCCGTCAGCCCAGATTTTCTTCGCGTTTGGGCTCCCAGCTCTGCCATCATTGCCCCTCTCCGGGTCGGAACCAGGCCGATCGGCATGATTTATGGGGATAACGGTCCTGCGCCGGGACGGGTGCTGTCCAAAGACCTTCAGGCCTTTCAACTGTTCTTCAGTCAGACCACCCTCAGCATGAACCGCTTGGCCGGAGTGCTGTAG
- a CDS encoding dihydrolipoyl dehydrogenase, which translates to MATQRVHDVVVIGGGSAGYAAARTAREAGADVAIVDPGPLGGLCILRGCMPTKAVLRSAEIAALMRRAPEFGLAPVDVRAALPAIVDRKDRLVREFADYRIQQLRDPAYTLYEAPASFLSPQLIQVGTGQVAAKAFIIATGSIPREDVVPGLDTGACVTSDTLLERREQPESLVVLGAGPVGLEFAQFFARIGTKVTIIQRSAHVLSHLDADVGGALGAALEREGLSVMSGTQLHRVAMAGGRPVVEVSRQGQDQTVSGEVVLNALGRVPNIAGLNLSAAGVAVDEGRVVVDGAMRTSQPHIFAAGDVTNLYDVVHIAIQQGELAGWNACHPEQAPKCFEERLATEVIFTDPQVAAVGLTEKACQRRGIRYLTGSYPFADHGKAMCLGATEGFVKLVAEPSTGLVLGAQIVGPEAGELIHELIAVMYYRGTVHDLLRMPHYHPTLAEIITYPAESIAEQLNVS; encoded by the coding sequence GTGGCAACTCAACGGGTGCATGATGTCGTGGTGATTGGCGGCGGGTCGGCCGGCTACGCGGCCGCCAGAACGGCCCGCGAGGCGGGCGCCGACGTGGCCATCGTGGATCCCGGTCCGCTCGGCGGGCTCTGTATTTTACGGGGCTGCATGCCGACGAAGGCCGTCTTGCGCTCGGCAGAAATTGCCGCGCTCATGCGGCGCGCGCCGGAGTTCGGTCTGGCTCCTGTTGATGTACGCGCGGCCCTCCCGGCCATCGTTGATCGGAAAGATCGGCTGGTCCGCGAATTCGCCGACTATCGCATTCAGCAACTGCGCGATCCGGCCTATACATTATATGAGGCTCCGGCCTCTTTTCTCTCACCGCAGCTGATCCAAGTGGGCACCGGCCAGGTCGCTGCCAAGGCGTTTATTATCGCGACAGGGTCAATCCCGCGCGAGGACGTCGTCCCAGGCTTGGATACCGGCGCCTGCGTCACCAGCGACACGTTGCTGGAGAGGCGGGAGCAGCCGGAGTCGCTCGTGGTGCTCGGAGCCGGGCCTGTTGGGCTGGAGTTCGCCCAGTTCTTTGCGCGGATTGGCACCAAGGTGACGATCATTCAGCGCTCCGCACACGTGCTGTCGCACCTTGATGCGGATGTCGGGGGTGCCCTCGGCGCCGCGCTGGAGCGGGAAGGCCTCTCGGTGATGAGTGGCACACAGCTGCATCGCGTCGCCATGGCCGGGGGGAGGCCGGTGGTGGAGGTGTCGCGCCAGGGTCAGGACCAGACGGTCTCGGGAGAGGTGGTGCTCAACGCGCTGGGCCGTGTGCCCAACATAGCCGGGTTGAATCTGTCCGCTGCCGGGGTGGCGGTGGACGAGGGGCGTGTGGTCGTGGACGGAGCCATGCGCACGTCGCAGCCCCATATTTTTGCGGCCGGCGATGTCACGAATCTCTATGACGTCGTGCATATTGCCATACAACAGGGCGAGCTCGCCGGGTGGAATGCCTGTCATCCTGAACAGGCGCCGAAATGTTTCGAGGAGCGGCTGGCGACCGAAGTCATCTTTACCGATCCGCAGGTCGCCGCGGTGGGGCTGACGGAGAAGGCCTGTCAGCGGCGCGGGATTCGCTATCTCACCGGTTCCTATCCCTTTGCCGATCATGGGAAGGCGATGTGCCTGGGCGCGACGGAGGGGTTTGTGAAGCTGGTGGCGGAGCCATCAACGGGCCTGGTGCTGGGCGCCCAGATCGTGGGGCCGGAAGCCGGCGAGCTGATTCATGAACTGATCGCCGTGATGTACTATCGCGGCACGGTGCATGACTTGCTCCGTATGCCGCACTACCACCCGACCTTGGCGGAGATCATCACCTATCCGGCCGAGTCCATTGCGGAGCAACTGAACGTATCATGA
- the bcsS gene encoding cellulose biosynthesis protein BcsS, producing the protein MTRAALLLSAVLILIAGPATSQAGDVFTGFQIDNKNQYMGYLGVRTPLLQMSGETTLFVQIMTAGLGYSSKVNGQVLDSNVQFVVPSLGISQTIGGWTLSALAGPQLRRIEEQRFNASASIDHQAGAYGQLEALYWHEKGSLHAIASYADLDNFFWSRLRGKLLAYQTDKGCCKTYVGWDVAAMGNADFKAVQTGPLVEVPIGKVFLLAKGGYQNSSSFHSGAYGGFEIYFPF; encoded by the coding sequence ATGACACGAGCGGCACTACTCCTATCGGCCGTACTGATCCTGATCGCCGGTCCGGCGACCAGCCAGGCGGGAGATGTGTTTACGGGGTTTCAGATCGACAACAAAAACCAATATATGGGCTACCTCGGTGTGCGCACGCCTCTTCTCCAGATGTCCGGAGAGACCACGCTGTTTGTTCAGATCATGACCGCCGGGCTGGGCTATAGCTCAAAAGTGAACGGACAGGTGCTGGACTCCAACGTGCAGTTCGTCGTGCCTTCCCTAGGCATCAGCCAGACCATCGGGGGTTGGACCCTCTCCGCCCTTGCCGGACCGCAATTGCGCCGCATCGAAGAACAACGATTCAACGCCAGCGCGTCGATCGATCACCAAGCCGGCGCGTACGGGCAACTCGAAGCGCTGTATTGGCACGAAAAAGGCAGCCTCCACGCCATCGCGTCCTACGCCGACCTCGACAATTTTTTCTGGAGCCGCCTCAGAGGCAAACTGCTGGCCTACCAGACGGACAAGGGTTGTTGTAAGACCTACGTGGGATGGGACGTTGCCGCGATGGGCAATGCCGATTTCAAGGCCGTGCAGACCGGCCCGCTCGTCGAAGTGCCGATCGGGAAGGTCTTTCTGCTCGCCAAAGGCGGCTATCAGAACAGCAGTTCCTTCCACAGCGGCGCGTATGGAGGCTTTGAGATCTACTTTCCCTTCTGA
- a CDS encoding CBS domain-containing protein — MSIVQAVHGIAEPYPVKPVTPREPLVNAVDTEGNTDQRQPPADRAVLAAQQAYEEHTRNTRPSKPAMLARDLMTAPVLTLPSDSTLAEAWAIMTRRSFRHLPITSLHGALVGMVSDRDLIRHVPELVTNGVSTQAASRKLAEIMSPRVFSATPTTDIRDIARVMMEERVGALPILDPERRPIGIVSKQDLLRGLANHGPLELWT, encoded by the coding sequence ATGTCCATCGTGCAGGCTGTTCATGGAATCGCCGAACCGTATCCGGTGAAACCCGTGACCCCTCGGGAGCCACTGGTCAACGCCGTGGATACGGAGGGGAATACAGACCAGCGCCAGCCGCCGGCCGACCGGGCCGTGCTGGCAGCCCAGCAAGCCTATGAGGAACACACCAGGAACACCCGTCCCTCAAAACCGGCGATGCTCGCGCGAGATCTGATGACCGCGCCGGTGCTCACGCTTCCCTCCGACAGCACCTTAGCCGAAGCCTGGGCCATCATGACACGCCGATCCTTCCGTCATCTGCCCATCACATCGCTCCATGGCGCCTTGGTCGGAATGGTGTCGGACCGGGATCTGATCCGCCATGTCCCCGAACTGGTGACCAACGGCGTCTCCACCCAGGCAGCCAGCCGAAAGCTGGCGGAAATCATGAGCCCTCGTGTCTTTTCGGCTACTCCGACCACCGACATTCGTGACATCGCCCGGGTGATGATGGAGGAACGGGTAGGGGCTCTGCCGATCCTCGATCCAGAACGGCGGCCGATCGGAATCGTCTCCAAACAAGATTTGCTCCGCGGCCTCGCCAATCACGGCCCGCTCGAACTCTGGACCTGA
- a CDS encoding glycosyltransferase, whose amino-acid sequence MDSFFSTPIAFGISGLVLAVIGLLLTQPHRQRWVLGLSLFLYLRYLVWRGLYTIPSDDLASLSIGWIVYLAELYGFCQFAFFTYQSWSPLERQPVPLTAYPIVPTVDMMVTVVDEPLEILSQTLVGCLAQDYPKDRFRVYVLDDGHRPEVKTLAESLGCGYLRRSDRPRHAKAGNLNHALRLTDGDLIAVFDVDHVPTRAFLQDTVGFFTDPKVAIVQTPHHFYNPDIFQRNLRVGDQVKNEQALFFRALQVGRDGHNSAFFAGSGGLFRRTPLEEIGGFQTATITEDIHTSMQLHAKGYTSCYLNRVLSAGLMPETFEGYLKQRKRWAMGCIQVLQQDNPLTKRGLTLAQRLDYFGSIFYFFFGTPRLICLVAPLASLLFQTPPLKADVWALSAYFFSFYIASAMVMSPVSRGSRNPFWSDIYEIAMCFSLSAVALKTLATPRKERPFEVTPKGQRVKKNTASELSLAWPLLLTFALLIVGLVWGIQHWREGTGDPGLPVSLFWGSVNLFLLTIALFVASEQTQGRHMFRLNRDFAGEILIHGDTVPARVANINERGAALVLDRPLYSAQAFITLLLTGPDGAIIRLSGRIVRQAPMPSGQIDIGLLFTDVTPLSARALTEKMFGDPAPWQEGDRFRPGIASSVRSLLQALSVPWRTYAWNQRRMLRIQHQAPCRLNTHNQLLTGYLADMSFSGVSAVFGRTPTGSLAGSLLELPHITLKVSPVAIVRRWTTTLVRFRVDSIERGESHWREWHEREWQQRRQEERPAQA is encoded by the coding sequence ATGGATTCATTTTTCAGTACACCCATAGCCTTCGGAATCTCCGGTCTCGTGCTGGCGGTGATCGGCCTCTTGCTAACCCAGCCTCACAGGCAACGCTGGGTGCTGGGCCTCAGCCTGTTCTTGTACCTCCGGTACCTCGTATGGCGCGGGCTCTACACCATCCCTTCCGACGATTTGGCGAGCCTGTCCATCGGCTGGATCGTCTATCTGGCCGAGCTCTACGGATTTTGCCAATTTGCCTTTTTCACCTATCAATCCTGGTCGCCGCTGGAACGCCAACCGGTTCCGTTGACGGCCTATCCAATCGTTCCCACCGTGGATATGATGGTCACCGTAGTGGACGAGCCCTTGGAGATCCTGTCCCAAACACTGGTGGGCTGCCTGGCTCAGGACTATCCGAAGGACCGGTTCCGAGTGTACGTCTTGGACGACGGCCACCGGCCGGAGGTCAAGACGCTGGCCGAGTCCCTCGGCTGCGGCTACCTCCGTCGCTCTGATCGGCCTCGCCATGCCAAGGCCGGAAATCTGAATCACGCATTGCGGCTGACCGACGGCGACCTTATTGCCGTATTTGACGTCGATCATGTCCCGACCCGCGCGTTCTTGCAGGACACCGTCGGCTTCTTCACGGATCCGAAAGTGGCTATCGTCCAGACGCCCCACCATTTTTACAATCCGGATATCTTTCAGCGAAACCTGCGCGTCGGGGACCAGGTGAAGAACGAACAAGCGCTCTTCTTCAGAGCGCTGCAAGTGGGACGCGATGGGCACAACAGTGCCTTCTTCGCCGGCAGCGGCGGGCTCTTCCGGCGGACACCGCTGGAGGAAATCGGCGGATTTCAAACCGCCACGATCACGGAAGACATCCATACCAGCATGCAACTGCATGCGAAAGGCTATACGTCCTGCTACCTCAACCGCGTGCTGTCGGCCGGATTGATGCCCGAAACCTTCGAAGGCTATCTCAAGCAGCGCAAACGCTGGGCCATGGGCTGCATTCAAGTCCTCCAACAAGACAACCCCCTCACCAAACGCGGCCTCACTCTGGCTCAACGGCTCGACTATTTCGGATCCATTTTCTATTTCTTCTTCGGCACCCCCCGTCTGATTTGTCTTGTCGCACCCTTAGCCAGCCTCCTCTTTCAGACGCCTCCGCTCAAAGCCGATGTGTGGGCCCTCTCCGCCTATTTCTTCTCCTTCTATATCGCCTCCGCCATGGTCATGAGCCCGGTGAGCCGCGGATCCCGCAATCCCTTCTGGTCGGACATCTACGAAATCGCGATGTGCTTTTCGCTCAGTGCCGTCGCGCTCAAGACGCTGGCCACGCCGCGAAAAGAACGGCCGTTCGAAGTGACGCCCAAAGGGCAACGGGTGAAGAAAAACACCGCCTCGGAACTCTCGCTGGCCTGGCCCCTGCTCCTGACCTTTGCTCTCTTGATCGTCGGACTTGTGTGGGGCATTCAGCACTGGCGGGAGGGAACCGGCGACCCGGGGCTGCCGGTCAGTTTGTTCTGGGGCTCGGTGAATCTGTTCCTATTAACCATTGCGCTCTTCGTGGCGAGCGAACAAACCCAGGGCCGGCACATGTTCCGGCTCAATCGCGATTTCGCTGGGGAAATCCTGATCCATGGGGACACGGTCCCGGCCCGCGTGGCCAACATCAACGAACGCGGCGCCGCCCTCGTGCTGGACCGTCCGCTCTATTCCGCGCAGGCCTTCATCACGCTGTTACTCACCGGCCCCGACGGCGCCATCATCCGTTTGAGCGGCCGCATCGTTCGGCAGGCGCCCATGCCGTCGGGACAGATCGACATCGGCCTCCTCTTCACGGATGTAACCCCGCTCTCCGCACGCGCCTTGACCGAAAAAATGTTCGGTGACCCGGCTCCATGGCAGGAAGGCGACCGGTTCCGCCCTGGCATAGCCAGCAGCGTGCGGTCCCTGCTACAAGCCCTGTCCGTCCCCTGGCGCACCTATGCGTGGAACCAGCGGCGCATGCTCCGGATCCAACACCAGGCCCCCTGCCGCCTGAACACCCATAACCAGCTCCTCACCGGATACCTGGCAGATATGTCTTTTTCGGGAGTCAGCGCCGTATTCGGCCGGACTCCAACCGGCTCGCTGGCAGGCAGCCTACTGGAATTGCCGCACATCACGCTGAAGGTCAGCCCCGTCGCGATCGTCCGCCGTTGGACGACGACGTTGGTCCGATTCCGCGTCGACAGCATCGAACGAGGGGAATCGCACTGGCGCGAGTGGCATGAGAGGGAATGGCAGCAACGTCGTCAGGAAGAGAGACCCGCGCAGGCCTGA
- a CDS encoding DUF1653 domain-containing protein, whose protein sequence is MIQPGRYRHYKGHDYQVLGVARHSETEEEFVVYRALYGEHGLWIRPAAMFQETVLVQGTPCPRFQFVAECPTSPD, encoded by the coding sequence ATGATTCAACCAGGCCGCTATCGTCACTATAAGGGCCACGACTACCAGGTGCTCGGCGTGGCCCGGCATTCGGAAACGGAAGAGGAGTTCGTCGTCTACCGCGCGCTGTACGGCGAGCACGGACTCTGGATCAGGCCGGCAGCCATGTTTCAGGAAACCGTCCTCGTACAAGGAACTCCCTGCCCCCGCTTCCAATTCGTCGCAGAATGCCCCACTTCGCCCGACTAG
- a CDS encoding HDOD domain-containing protein has protein sequence MSAPVIMGDSALIDSIRPQLHEQLQPLFEQKNPCLPALQATCRKILELMETTSSAETFAQQIRRDPGLTCKVLQISNSIAYSPQQTIESVSHAVSWLGLDTVRSLVVAAHLVDQLKHLPNSQRTLETIIARSLLAATYAGELGAALAYPSPGQLFTGALLHSIGDLAIAYQAPDLHQALRAIPLVNTSPEERATAERRVIGVPRLTLARALASLWNLPEQVVGLFSLTTHEMPRGRWLSSPQTYQGMVLGSTRLVEAMTSPGSRTAIDEAKRTLLEGSGLPPGRFAEVLTLAADRGRQLTRSMGLATGLPENSDRPANRQSIQTDPGSPDAASVSARSALPIHANPLKSLQAFQESLQEIKDLNKLLGTLSQALQRDVGFTRVGLALLNPHDSDQLVGRLALGVSPLAPYLQALSGSLSQEHAFFLSILKRFDPLLAEDMAREAGNSLAKSFLDTWAPTAAILAPLRVGTKPIGLIYCDHGAQAPPPLPQDYQAFLLYFTQTTLGINRLAGLM, from the coding sequence ATGTCCGCACCAGTTATCATGGGCGACTCCGCCTTGATCGATTCGATCCGGCCGCAGCTTCACGAACAGCTTCAGCCGTTATTTGAGCAGAAAAACCCCTGTTTACCCGCTCTTCAAGCGACGTGCCGCAAGATTCTGGAGCTCATGGAAACCACCTCCAGCGCGGAAACCTTTGCGCAGCAGATCCGCCGGGACCCTGGACTCACCTGCAAAGTGCTCCAAATTTCGAACAGCATCGCCTATAGCCCGCAACAGACGATCGAGTCCGTTTCGCACGCCGTCAGCTGGCTCGGCCTCGACACCGTCCGGTCCCTGGTGGTGGCCGCCCATTTAGTGGATCAATTGAAGCACCTGCCGAACAGCCAGCGCACATTGGAAACCATCATTGCCCGATCGCTCCTCGCCGCCACCTACGCCGGAGAATTGGGAGCCGCACTGGCGTATCCCTCTCCCGGACAATTGTTCACCGGCGCCTTGCTGCATTCCATCGGCGATTTGGCCATCGCCTATCAAGCGCCAGACCTCCATCAGGCCTTGCGCGCCATTCCACTGGTCAACACATCGCCGGAGGAACGCGCGACGGCCGAACGGCGCGTGATCGGAGTCCCGCGTCTCACCTTGGCGCGGGCGCTCGCCAGTCTGTGGAACCTGCCGGAACAAGTAGTCGGGCTCTTCAGCCTCACCACCCACGAGATGCCGCGCGGCCGATGGCTCAGCAGCCCGCAAACCTATCAAGGAATGGTGCTGGGTTCCACCAGGCTGGTTGAAGCCATGACCAGCCCGGGTTCCCGGACAGCCATCGACGAAGCCAAGCGCACACTGCTCGAGGGCAGCGGCCTTCCCCCCGGCCGCTTCGCAGAAGTCTTGACCCTGGCCGCCGACCGCGGACGCCAATTGACCCGCTCCATGGGGCTCGCCACGGGACTCCCGGAGAATAGCGACCGGCCGGCTAATCGCCAGTCTATCCAGACCGACCCCGGTTCGCCGGATGCCGCGTCCGTGAGTGCAAGAAGCGCCCTGCCCATCCACGCCAATCCGCTCAAATCGCTGCAGGCCTTTCAGGAATCGCTGCAAGAGATCAAGGATTTGAACAAGCTCTTGGGAACCCTCTCTCAAGCGCTCCAGCGTGACGTCGGGTTCACGCGTGTCGGCTTGGCCCTCCTCAATCCTCACGACAGCGATCAGCTCGTCGGACGGCTGGCATTGGGAGTCTCTCCGCTGGCGCCCTATCTTCAAGCGCTGTCCGGTTCGCTCAGCCAGGAACACGCTTTTTTTCTCAGCATCCTCAAACGATTTGACCCTCTGCTTGCCGAAGACATGGCGCGGGAGGCCGGCAACTCGCTTGCGAAATCGTTTCTCGATACCTGGGCGCCCACCGCCGCGATTCTGGCTCCGCTCCGTGTCGGGACAAAACCCATCGGGTTGATCTATTGCGATCACGGCGCCCAGGCGCCGCCCCCGCTGCCCCAGGACTATCAAGCGTTCCTGCTGTACTTTACACAGACGACGCTCGGGATCAATCGCCTGGCCGGTCTGATGTAG
- a CDS encoding tetratricopeptide repeat protein, whose protein sequence is MNRTVSPMLAVVLVALCLSCEQQTWESAMAAGQRAMQQGQYEEAERIFAVAVRKAEQRDGLHHRHVGVALSSEAQALAAQGKYVEAEPVYSQALKIYQDAHGENHPDVAATLNNLGVLHRMHGQYTQAEPLLVRALAIKERVHGPDHPDVALSLHNLGLLYAAQGQLEKAEPLYRRALTIREQVLGPTHAEVAKSLEDLAGLLRKMHRDTDAAGYEARLAVLRKPQS, encoded by the coding sequence ATGAACAGGACTGTTTCACCGATGCTGGCCGTCGTGCTGGTGGCCTTGTGCCTCTCCTGTGAACAGCAGACCTGGGAGTCGGCGATGGCCGCCGGCCAGCGTGCGATGCAGCAGGGGCAGTATGAAGAGGCGGAACGGATCTTTGCCGTGGCGGTGCGGAAGGCCGAACAGCGGGATGGGCTGCATCACCGGCATGTCGGGGTGGCGCTGTCGAGCGAAGCGCAGGCCCTTGCCGCGCAGGGGAAGTATGTCGAGGCCGAACCGGTCTATTCGCAGGCCTTGAAGATTTATCAGGATGCGCACGGAGAGAATCACCCCGATGTGGCCGCCACGTTGAACAATCTTGGGGTGCTCCACCGGATGCACGGGCAATATACCCAAGCGGAGCCCTTGCTGGTTCGCGCGCTGGCGATCAAAGAGCGGGTGCACGGGCCGGATCATCCGGATGTGGCGCTGTCTCTGCATAACTTGGGGCTTCTCTATGCCGCCCAAGGCCAACTGGAGAAAGCGGAGCCGTTGTATCGGCGGGCGCTGACGATCAGGGAACAGGTATTGGGACCAACTCACGCCGAGGTGGCGAAAAGCTTGGAAGACCTGGCCGGGCTGTTGCGCAAAATGCATCGCGATACTGACGCGGCGGGATACGAGGCGCGGCTTGCCGTCCTTCGCAAACCGCAGAGTTGA